Genomic segment of Melanotaenia boesemani isolate fMelBoe1 chromosome 10, fMelBoe1.pri, whole genome shotgun sequence:
AGCAACTTCTTCTTTAGCAACTCTTATACTGTACCCTTCTCCTGCCCCTTCCTGGAAGGCTTTCTCAAAGCCCAGATTAGAAGATCTAAGAGCTGCCATgatttgctcttcagaaacatCATCATCTGCATCCAGCAACCCAGAATCTTCAAGGGTTTGAGAGACATTTAGCTCTGCAACTATTGTCATGGTTCCATTATCACTTGACTGTTCCACTTTTTTGACAGCTACTTTCTGAGGACTTTCAGTAGTCATTTTTGTAAGGAAAGCCAACTCCTCCTTCAGCGGACCCGACACTGAGCTTTGTAGCTTCTCCAGAGCTCCCTTCAGCTGTTCTTTGGGCTCCAAAGAGTCCTCTCTCAGGTACCCAAGAACAGACTCTTGCACTACAGGCGAGACACGCACCTCTTCTTCAATGATGCACTCTGGTAAACTCTCTTTGGCAAACGAGCGATCATCTGACATGTACTTATATTCATCACTTTCTTCTACAATCACTCTTTTCTGGGGAAGGCTTTCATCTTGATAATACCTTTCATCAGACAGGTCATCTACGATGCCGTAGTGGCCATATGACATTATCCCTCCAGCCTCCTCGGGCTCAGAGAGGTTGTCATCTGGTGTAGACACAAAATACTCATTAGATTCTTGGTCATGGGAGAAATGTGGAGAACCTCTCTCTCTAGAGACCTCATAGACTTTTACAGATCCACCAGCGAACTGATCTGCCCCTCCTGAGGAGGATTTCATGGTGTCATCACTCCTCTCTAGTCGAGTGTCACGAGAGGCATTTTCTAGCTCCTCAATTTGGAAGTATGCTGAAGGCTCATAAAAACTAGATCTGCTTTTCTGTTCAACCTCAAGCTCCTCATCACTGTGCGACTCTATAGGTTCCTCAATGATTTCCACATTGACAGACTTGTTTTGTAGGTTTTGTCCACCTTGAAGGCTGCTTAGCAAATTCTTGATCATGCTTCCTGTTGCTGTATCCTCTATGTCTTCCAGTGACACCTTCTTCATACCTTGACCAAGGAGTTCTTCCAAGGCTGAGTCCTCAGAAACATCCAGCTCTTCCTCCACTTTGGACTCCAGCACAATCTGTGTCTTAGTTGTGCCGTCTTCCTGCTCCGTTTTCTCCACATGATATCTGAGTTTTGAGTCTCCTGATGAGCAGACTTTAGCTTCTAAACCTGCTGGTTTTATCACTTTCTCAATGATCTCTTCCACAGATACAGAGTCTAATATCTTTTTCTCTGTTGGGACTGTTGTAGACTCTACTCTCCCTTTGTCTTTGAACTCATCGTGAGCGCTGCCTTTCTCGCTCTCATTCCACAcatgctttttgctttctgtctctgtttttgtGCTGAAGCTCATCATTGGCGGTGACAGCACTCTACTGATTTGACTCTCTTGAGACATCTGTTTGAGTTTCAGAGTTTTCTCCTCTGTCGCCGTTTTCTGCACACTTTGATTCATTCGGTTTTCTCTCTGGCCTGTCTGTTTATCTTTGGTAGTAGCAGCAGAGGCAGAAGCCTGGGCTTTGCTGAATGAGATCATATCCCTTCTGGATGCTGGACTTTGATGGCGAGCTCTCCCTTCAACTGAAATGGGAATGACCCTGGAGGGACTTATGGATCCTGAGGGACGAACAGGAGATCTTCTTAGGTTTGATGGTGACGCATACCTGAGGTCCATACGTTGTCTGGTGGTTAAGGTGGAAGCCCTTGGAGTGTAGGGTTGAGCAGGCAGCTTGATATCTGAAGCAGAGTAGTTAGCATAAATAATAGATGGACCAGCATAttcagtgttgctttaaaatctGAAAGTATTCTTATTATTTCTTGCAGAAGCTAGTGTTACAAGGTTGTCTTATGGTCAAACAtatcaataaaaataactgaattGATCAATTTGATACAGTACCTATAATTCTTTCCCTATGATGTTGATTCATCCTCCTATGAGCATCTTGCAGACCAGTTCTTTCACCTTCCAGGAGAGCCCTGAACAGAGACAAGAAAAATTATTTCCACAGAGGCAAATGAGTCAGGGTAGCACACTATgcaaacaaaatcattttacacataaatatgaaataaagtcAAAGACAAGTACCTCACAAGATGATGAAAATCATTCAGCTCTGCCATTTCAACCCTCTCAAACTAAAGTCAACAGGCTTACAAGACTGTATGAATCCTGGACCTGACCATATAAGgcaataatcaataaaaatcaTATCACGCAACTGTTAATAAGTAAAGTCTTTGTTGTGAACGGCTTAAACAGCTCACCTTTCCTTGGTCATGGTTGATCAAACAATTTAAAGTGGCTCAAAAACGAACAACCTCTCCGGAGAGTGCCTCCTGAAAGACTGACCTAAAAATAACGACTACATTGTGGGGCTGTCCACACACTTCCCTATAAATCCCACAGCAAAAGCTGGCTCGTGACACTTACGAAAACACATGCCACAGCCACGTCTCAAAGCAAGTGTTGTCTATTCCAAAAGTTCCAAACAAAACAGATGTGACAGAGGAGAATCCATACAGGGTTGGTCTTAATgttcaaatgtaaatattgttGCAGATGTTGTCATATGATAATAATCTGCTGGAGGAATACATCACCTGAGGAATACTCAGCTCCTTGTCCATCACTAATACAACCCACAATTGCTGCAAAGCATTTcacactttccacaacagatttataaaagataTGCTCTGTCTTGGTGTAGACATTGATtaatctcagcttccttaagtagagtctgctctgccCTTTCTTGCAGATGGCTTCTATTTTGTTtccagtctgttgtccagctgaagtTGCAGGTATGTGTAGTTCTCCACCACCCCACTAGGATGTAAACAGTGGGTTGCCTACTCCTGCTACAATCCAtcttcatctcttttgttttgtttgtgatgaGGTTATTGATTTATGTCGATTATCTGCTGCATTTATAAAGCATTAAATCAGTTCACTTTCAGTTCAGATAACTAAATGAATATTTAAGTTCAGAGCCCCATCAAGAAACCAGCCTCTGGTTTTCCTTAACGTGGAATTTTGAAATCTTAATTATCAGTTTGCAACCTCTCTCACTTTGTAGCTCTGAGCAATTGTGACTTAAAATTGTATccatattttgttatttaaaaaaaaaatcctattaaAGCAAGACATGTTTAAGCAATCTGACTGGCTTTATAAAAAATACTCATGCTCCAAAGTGTATGATTTATCCAAAAGACTTCTTATTATTTCTTGGTTCGGCATGAGTTTAAATAATGTTGTATTCTGAACAACACTATGAATATGCTGTAAAATCAAGAATTTGTTATTAGATACCAAACTCTTGAACACGGAATAATAATTGACTCATCCTTACATTGGTGACATTTTGAAATCTTGAAGAGGGAAAAGCAAACATTGAAATACTAAGATCAATCATGGTTTAAATTCTGTTAAGACCTATTGGGACACCTGAATGTAGAACAGAGCCATTTCTAACCCAGCGCTTTCCCAACCACAAGTCTCCAAAATGTAGCTGGTAAGAGGTCTCTTTCTCTAAAttgttaattaaaatatatattcaatTTATTTGAACTGAGATAG
This window contains:
- the synm gene encoding synemin; amino-acid sequence: MLPFKRTFDSEKQQLQELNSRLAQYLSRTKQLEQENAHLITEINELRQVRRTAEWGQKCKAEMQDLRRMVGQLSFEKSQAEMEREKLWRELQTVQSMCSEQTEVCSDISGELKGCEKELHQAHKINSDLQQRLLHLENEYKCLEDAHRREMDHLQHQVESRVVPTITQTYRGPSVVTVEEVQEYARGLSEGWIETFEMYQQKVEEMEQSIKADQAKLGDLQKEKMMYASELGKLRTEAEKQGQIQMRLEEQLMHMQEKFHVDLSQYQIIIEQLEHERNMLADAMAEKMREHQHLLQVKMDLGIEVAAYRALLEGERTGLQDAHRRMNQHHRERIIDIKLPAQPYTPRASTLTTRQRMDLRYASPSNLRRSPVRPSGSISPSRVIPISVEGRARHQSPASRRDMISFSKAQASASAATTKDKQTGQRENRMNQSVQKTATEEKTLKLKQMSQESQISRVLSPPMMSFSTKTETESKKHVWNESEKGSAHDEFKDKGRVESTTVPTEKKILDSVSVEEIIEKVIKPAGLEAKVCSSGDSKLRYHVEKTEQEDGTTKTQIVLESKVEEELDVSEDSALEELLGQGMKKVSLEDIEDTATGSMIKNLLSSLQGGQNLQNKSVNVEIIEEPIESHSDEELEVEQKSRSSFYEPSAYFQIEELENASRDTRLERSDDTMKSSSGGADQFAGGSVKVYEVSRERGSPHFSHDQESNEYFVSTPDDNLSEPEEAGGIMSYGHYGIVDDLSDERYYQDESLPQKRVIVEESDEYKYMSDDRSFAKESLPECIIEEEVRVSPVVQESVLGYLREDSLEPKEQLKGALEKLQSSVSGPLKEELAFLTKMTTESPQKVAVKKVEQSSDNGTMTIVAELNVSQTLEDSGLLDADDDVSEEQIMAALRSSNLGFEKAFQEGAGEGYSIRVAKEEVAHGGGFEGFSSEGESASEIIEKRLELGPSEKSFTFKMDVEDSHAEASSETPLKTSHEKRVATVFLESPFED